One Danio rerio strain Tuebingen ecotype United States chromosome 7, GRCz12tu, whole genome shotgun sequence genomic window, atATTCTGGTATATGCATCTTTATAAAACAATTTAGAAAATTAGTCTTGCAACTAATTTTCAGCTTTCCGGATACGGATTTAGCCTCTAGTCCCTTAATAAagtagtacactgaaaaaaaatgatgtctgcagaAATGTTGCAaccacaatttatttgtgttgaatctaaacaaacaaattacaacatttagtaatgttcaacttaatttgtttgtttaaattcagcccatataaattgtttacaactactTACAACCACAGAAATTTTTGTAAGTCCAAAATTGTtgaataattagatttttatgtattttctttCAAATGATTGTGGAAAAGTGTGTCAACTACAATTGTTTTACTTTTAACAGATGAGGTTATGGAtaagaggaagaaaaaaagctGGCTGGCGTCATTCCTTAAAGCCTGCAGGAAACACATGAAAATCTCCTGCCTCACCCCAAATAAAGAGAAGATggaggatgaagaggaggagcagaAAGAGCTCCCAAACTCACCAGACAAAGGCATTGAtggtaaataaacatatttacatcAACATATCACTCTATAATGGTATTAATAAAATGTCTTCTTCAACCAGTGTAACGGTGACTGTGTAAAATGTGTAACCACTTCATTTCTCTTCTAACAGATGACCTTCTGTGCTGCTCCAAGGTTAAAAAATGTCTGGAAGTGTATTCTGCAATCATTCATGAAGAACCCTGTGTGGAGGACGAGATGCATGGCAGTAAAACTGAAATCATACTGACAAACATTGATTCATCCTGCGGAGAACATGAGAAGGAGAAGGAGGACAGGATTATGGAGGTGGAGATGAAAgacaagaaaaagagaaagaggaggagaaggaatAAAGAGGAGAAGAAGATGGAAGAGACagtggtggaggaggaggaaaatAT contains:
- the LOC137496099 gene encoding uncharacterized protein is translated as MDKRKKKSWLASFLKACRKHMKISCLTPNKEKMEDEEEEQKELPNSPDKGIDDDLLCCSKVKKCLEVYSAIIHEEPCVEDEMHGSKTEIILTNIDSSCGEHEKEKEDRIMEVEMKDKKKRKRRRRNKEEKKMEETVVEEEENIEEEDGRKGRKIKEEKINETMIEKVVDKIEKEEEKKEKGKSRGRRMKEEKKERRRRKEEKERSRMKEEKESEENEEEDIEMMGLKVEIKEEEMKKRNRKKKISSRMSKNMMRRKSKRRRMRG